A DNA window from Rhinolophus sinicus isolate RSC01 linkage group LG10, ASM3656204v1, whole genome shotgun sequence contains the following coding sequences:
- the TIMP4 gene encoding metalloproteinase inhibitor 4, producing MPRSPRTVPSWALLLRLLALLRPPGLGEACSCAPAHPQQHFCHSALAIRAKISSEKVVPASADPTDTQKMIRYEIKQIKMFKGFEKVKDVQYIYTPFDSSLCGVKLEANSQKQYLLTGQVLNDGKVFIHLCNYIEPWEDLSFLQRESLNHHYHLNCGCQIATCYTLPCTISAPNECLWTDWLLERKLYGYQAQHYVCMKHVDGTCSWYQGRLPLKEFVDIIQP from the exons ATGCCCCGGAGCCCCCGCACCGTGCCAAGCTGGGCGCTGTTGCTGCGGCTGCTGGCACTTCTGCGGCCACCGGGGCTGGGCGAGGCGTGCAGCTGCGCCCCCGCGCACCCGCAGCAGCACTTCTGCCACTCCGCGCTGG CCATCCGGGCCAAAATCTCCAGTGAGAAGGTAGTTCCTGCCAGTGCAGACCCTACTGATACTCAAAAAATGATCCGGTATGAAATCAAACAGATAAAG ATGTTTAAAGGGTTTGAGAAAGTCAAGGACGTTCAATATATCTATACACCTTTTGATTCCTCCCTCTGTGGTGTGAAACTAGAAGCAAACAGCCAGAAGCAGTATCTCTTGACTG GTCAGGTCCTTAATGACGGCAAAGTCTTCATCCATTTGTGCAACTACATTGAGCCCTGGGAGGACCTGTCCTTTTTGCAGAGAGAAAGCCTGAATCACCACTACCATCTGAACTGTGGCTGCCAA ATCGCCACCTGCTATACACTACCGTGTACCATCTCGGCCCCCAACGAGTGCCTCTGGACAGACTGGCTGTTGGAACGGAAGCTCTATGGGTACCAGGCCCAGCATTACGTCTGCATGAAGCATGTCGATGGCACCTGCAGCTGGTACCAGGGACGCCTGCCCCTCAAGGAGTTTGTTGATATCATCCAGCCCTAG